One genomic segment of Rosa rugosa unplaced genomic scaffold, drRosRugo1.1 SCAFFOLD_215, whole genome shotgun sequence includes these proteins:
- the LOC133724283 gene encoding probable pectinesterase/pectinesterase inhibitor 54, which produces MTMSLKRLDQCLIALKKSPLKNKHDIQAWLSAALTFQETCKDYAADHGLSLTGSENLRVDLSKRIDYASQLGSNLLALVNRVTSIGTPKNTIRDKQAEVFPKWVSPKNRKLLQATTVKANAVVAQDGSGNYKTVSEAIQAASGGRFVIYVKAGVYKEKIKTNNDGITLIGDGKYSTIITGDSSVAKGASLPGSVTFTVTGDGFIARDIGFQNTAGPDGEQALALYISSDHSVLYRCSIVGYQDTLYALALRQFYRECDIHGSLDFIFGNAAAVFQSCNLIFRRHKGYGVILASGRSDPGQKTGFSVQNCRILPGSDLSPAKHSYRSYLGRPWKAYARAVVMQSNIDDVIAPGGWVQWPGAEASRLKSLYFAEFANVGPGAGVAQRVKWPGFHVIGADIAVEYTVGNFIGGTSWLPSTGVTFVSGLR; this is translated from the exons ATGACCATGTCCTTGAAGCGCCTAGACCAATGCCTAATAGCTCTCAAGAAATCTCCCTTGAAAAACAAGCACGACATTCAGGCATGGCTAAGTGCCGCCTTGACTTTCCAAGAAACGTGCAAGGACTACGCCGCCGACCACGGCCTCAGCCTCACTGGCTCCGAGAATCTCAGAGTCGACCTTTCCAAGCGCATAGATTATGCCTCTCAGTTGGGAAGTAATCTATTAGCTCTCGTCAACCGTGTTACAAGTATCGGTACGCCGAAGAACACAATTCGCGATAAACAAGCAGAGGTTTTTCCCAAATGGGTTTCGCCGAAGAACCGGAAACTACTTCAGGCAACCACAGTCAAAGCGAACGCAGTGGTTGCACAAGATGGATCAGGGAACTATAAGACTGTGTCGGAGGCTATTCAGGCAGCTTCAGGGGGTCGGTTTGTGATTTATGTGAAGGCGGGAGTTTATAAGGAAAAGATTAAGACTAACAACGATGGTATTACGTTGATTGGAGATGGAAAGTATTCGACTATTATTACTGGGGATTCTAGCGTCGCTAAAGGTGCTTCCCTGCCTGGCTCAGTTACATTCA CCGTAACAGGAGATGGGTTCATAGCTCGAGATATTGGTTTCCAAAACACAGCAGGCCCTGATGGAGAACAAGCCTTAGCTCTGTACATCTCTTCTGATCACTCAGTTCTCTACAGGTGTAGCATTGTTGGCTACCAGGACACACTCTACGCACTCGCCCTCCGCCAATTCTACAGAGAATGTGACATTCATGGCAGCCTCGACTTCATCTTCGGAAACGCCGCCGCCGTCTTCCAGAGTTGCAATCTCATCTTCCGCAGGCACAAGGGCTATGGTGTTATCCTGGCAAGCGGGAGGTCCGACCCGGGGCAAAAGACGGGCTTCTCCGTCCAGAACTGTAGGATTTTGCCCGGGTCAGACTTATCTCCTGCTAAACATTCCTACCGTTCGTATCTTGGGAGGCCATGGAAGGCCTACGCTAGAGCCGTGGTGATGCAGTCCAACATAGACGACGTTATCGCTCCCGGTGGCTGGGTCCAGTGGCCTGGGGCTGAAGCTTCCAGGCTCAAGTCACTCTACTTTGCGGAGTTCGCAAACGTGGGACCTGGAGCTGGAGTGGCCCAGAGGGTGAAGTGGCCAGGGTTTCATGTTATTGGAGCTGATATTGCTGTTGAGTACACTGTAGGTAACTTTATTGGTGGAACTTCATGGCTTCCTTCGACTGGCGTGACTTTTGTTTCTGGCCTCCGTTGA
- the LOC133724282 gene encoding DNA repair protein RAD51 homolog, protein MEQQRTVQQQDEVEEMQHGPVPVEQLQASGIASLDVKKLKDAGLCTVESVAYSPRKDLLQIKGISEAKVDKIIEAASKLVPLGFTSATQLHAQRLEIIQITSGSRELDKILEGGIETGSITEIYGEFRSGKTQLCHTLCVTCQLPLDNGGGEGKAMYIDAEGTFRPQRLLQIAERFGLNGADVLENVAYARAYNTDHQSRLLLEAASMMVETRFALMIVDSATALYRTDFSGRGELSARQMHLAKFLRSLQKLADEFGVAVVITNQVVAQVDGSALFAGPQIKPIGGNIMAHASTTRLAVRKGRGEERICKVISSPCLAEAEARFQISPEGVTDVKD, encoded by the exons ATGGAGCAACAGAGAACGGTTCAGCAGCAAGATGAGGTCGAAGAAATGCAGCACGGCCCTGTTCCCGTCGAACAGCTTCAG GCATCAGGCATTGCTTCCCTTGATGTGAAGAAGCTCAAAGATGCGGGTCTTTGCACAGTTGAATCTGTTGCTTACTCACCAAGGAAAGATCTTTTGCAAATCAAAGGAATCAGTGAAGCTAAAGTTGACAAGATCATTGAAGCAG CCTCCAAACTGGTGCCTTTGGGTTTTACTAGTGCTACTCAGCTTCATGCTCAGAGACTCGAAATCATTCAAATCACTTCTGGATCAAGAGAACTTGATAAGATATTGGAGG GAGGAATCGAGACAGGATCTATTACTGAGATATATGGTGAGTTCCGCTCCGGAAAGACTCAGCTGTGCCACACACTTTGTGTCACTTGCCAA CTCCCATTAGATAATGGAGGTGGTGAGGGAAAAGCAATGTACATTGATGCTGAGGGTACATTCAGGCCACAGAGACTCTTACAGATAGCAGAGAG GTTTGGACTCAACGGTGCTGATGTTTTGGAAAACGTTGCCTACGCTAGAGCATATAACACTGATCATCAATCAAGGCTCCTGCTTGAAGCAGCTTCAATGATGGTAGAAACAAG GTTTGCTCTCATGATAGTAGACAGTGCCACAGCCCTCTACAGAACAGATTTCTCCGGAAGAGGAGAACTCTCAGCACGGCAGATGCATCTTGCAAAATTTCTCCGGAGTCTTCAGAAGTTAGCAGATGAG TTTGGTGTGGCTGTTGTTATCACAAATCAAGTAGTTGCACAAGTGGATGGTTCTGCACTCTTTGCTGGGCCTCAAATTAAGCCTATTGGTGGTAACATCATGGCCCACGCTTCTACGACAAG GCTTGCTGTCCGGAAGGGAAGAGGGGAGGAGCGCATTTGTAAAGTAATCAGCTCTCCTTGTCTGGCTGAAGCAGAAGCACGGTTTCAGATATCTCCAGAAGGCGTCACGGATGTGAAGGACTAA
- the LOC133724281 gene encoding actinidain-like, whose amino-acid sequence MALIVSEKPLDIGMSAITIMLGIWQYICMALGSQGTIGGGYPNRGFEYAAEHAINRENSYPIIGRNQPCKGKLERNPYVQISGYMKIPPNNEKYCVKAFVAEQPTVAGMEVAETFYIDYKYGIYTDKNRECGILPMDNRTYHAVTIVGNRTEDDTNYWLVKNSLRL is encoded by the coding sequence ATGGCTCTCATTGTTTCAGAGAAACCTCTTGACATAGGAATGTCGGCCATCACCATCATGCTCGGGATTTGGCAGTATATATGTATGGCGTTGGGGAGCCAGGGCACAATCGGGGGTGGTTATCCAAATCGGGGGTTTGAATATGCAGCGGAGCACGCAATCAACCGGGAGAACAGTTACCCAATCATCGGTAGGAACCAACCATGCAAAGGCAAATTGGAAAGAAATCCTTATGTGCAGATAAGTGGTTACATGAAAATACCACCAAATAATGAAAAATATTGTGTTAAGGCTTTTGTGGCTGAACAGCCGACTGTAGCCGGAATGGAGGTCGCCGAGACATTTTACATTGATTACAAATATGGTATCTACACCGATAAAAATAGAGAATGTGGAATATTACCGATGGATAACCGTACCTACCATGCTGTTACAATCGTAGGGAATAGGACAGAAGATGACACAAACTACTGGTTAGTGAAGAATTCTTTGAGGCTCTGA